TAGCCATAGGATTATCAAAAGGCGGTATCCGAGGGTCAATTGTTGCATGGCTAGGATTTACCATGCCTTCGGCGCTAATAATGATAGCGTTTGGATTGATACTTACGAAGACCCGTGTCAATTTAAATCAGCCCTGGATCCATGGATTAAAATTAGTAGCCGTGCCAGTGGTTGCCCAAGCACTTTGGGGTATGGGAAAAAACTTATGCCCGGATAAAAAAAGAGCAAGTCTAGCAGTATTCGCCTGCATTGGTGCTAGCTTGATTCCCAGCGCATTTGGCCAGATCGTGATGATTTTATCAGGCGGTGTATTGGGATTAATTTTCCTTACTCCTGATAAAAAATTACCAGAAAGCGAGTTAACTGTTCCCCTGAGTAGACAAAATGGCAGAATTTTTTTAGTTATTTTCTTCATTCTATTATTCGGTTTACCTTTAATCAGTGTTTACATACCTTATTATTCATTTCATCTATTCGAATCATTTTATAAGGTAGGGGCTTTAGTTTTTGGTGGCGGACATGTTGTATTACCCTTATTGCAAACAGAAGTAGTTTCAAATGGATGGGTGGATCAATCTTTATTTCTTGCCGGTTATGGCGCAGCACAAGCTATTCCAGGGCCCATGTTCACTTTTTCCGCTTATCTAGGGGCAGTATCAAACTTAACGCCAAATGGCTGGTTAGGAGGATTAATTGCACTAGTTGCTATTTTTTTACCTTCATTTTTGTTAATCATGGGTATACTGCCGTTATGGCAGAAAATTCGTAATTATGGTTTTATGCAACGCACCATTCTCGGGGTTAACGCTGCTGTTGTAGGCTTGTTATTATCCGCTTTTTACAAGCCGATTTGGTCTACAGCAATACTGTCTATGAATGATTATTTATTGGCGATGATGGCTTTTATATTGTTGGAATTTTGGAAAATACCAGTTTGGATTATTGTACTATTTTGCGCCATCTTCACTGGTTTAGGCTGGTATTAGATGGCGAACCAAATACTGCCAAGCCTTGTGTGCGAAACCAATTTTTATCCTCACCTATGACATAAGAGGATAATCCGGGAATAGTTTGAAGATTTTCGTACGGTGTGGTTATAAAATAACGCTTTCCAGTCACATAGAAGTCTTTCGAATTGCGTGAGGGTGTGACTAGAATGTGTCCATTAGGCACAAGTGTTGTTAACTGCTTAATGAAATCCACTATCTCTTGTTCTTTCTCAATGCCGTTTTCCACACCTAAAAGATAGGGGACAAATGCAGTATCAAAAACTTGTTTTTCCTTGTCCATAATGATTTTGTTAAGCGTTGCAGCATGAAATTGAATATTTTTGTCTAGCTCATAATTTTCTTGAGATTTAGATTGGATCGCTTGACGAACCAAAGACACCATATAATGAATATATGTTCGCCTTAATGAATTGGGATGTATTGCCCAAAATAAGGCATTGATGAATTTTCCAGAAGGCAAAGCAATTAGGGGTGGATACCAGCTTGTTAGTGCTGTTAATAATTCACCGATGGAAGGGTATGATTTTGAATCGGTTCGCTCTCGATAATGAAAATATTTTTTAAAAGCTTTTATCCATGCAATAGTAACCGGATCTTTATCATAAACAGCAATTGATTTAGCACCTGCTTGCGCAAATAAAAAACAACTGTTGCCATAACCTGGAATAACCAGAACATCCTTGTCTTTTATGTCAGCCCTAATGTTATATTGGTTTTTATTTTGCTCAAATAAGGCGGAGGATAAATACCGTTCAGCCCCCATGGGATAGATTTGCACTTCCTTGTTATCAGAAATTCTCGTGACACGTCTATCCAGTATCCATTTTTTTTCTTGCTTACTTAAAATGGTTTGATAAGTTGTCATACACTTTTCTATAAATGAGCTTTGCTTATCTTATCAAAAAATAAGTGCAACCCCTATAGAATCTGCCCTATTTTAAAGGTTGTAATTGCTCCAAGGTAGTAGGAATAAGCTCAGAAACAGTCGGGTGAATATGAACTGCGTCTCTAATTAGGGTATAGGGTTTATCAGCGTACATCACATCAAGAATTGAATGAATAATCTCATCTCCACCTACGCCTAAGATTGTGGCCCCTAATATTTTTTGAGAATTTTCATCCACGAGTACTTTAATAAAACCTGTTGGCTCACCTTTAATTACAGCCCGCTTTACTTGGGTCATTGGTCTTTTAGCAACTAAAGCCTTGAGGCCTGCTTGACGAATTTCTGCTTCTGTCATGCCGCATCGGCCTAAGGGGGGATCAATATAAAGGGCATAAGCCATGATTCTGTCAGTAACTTTACGTTGGGTGTGATGGAGCAAATTATCGGCAACAATTTGATAATCATTATAGGAAGTATGAGTAAATGCCCCTCTGCCATTGCATTCCCCAATAGCCCAAATATTTTTTACAGAGGTTGCAAGATAATCATCAACCTCAACCATCCCGCGATTATCTAACTTGATATCAGTGTTCTCAATCCCTAAATCATCCGTATTTGGTTTTCGACCAATAGCCATTAACACATGGGAGCCTTGAATTGTTTTTTTGTTGTTGTCACAGCCAACGTGAGCCACAACTTCTTCACCTGATTTGCTAAATTCAAGACAATTTGTGTTTAAGTGCACATCAATACCAGCCGCTTTCATAATGGCAAGTACTGTTTCAGAAACATCTTCATCTTCGCGTGGAATTAAGCGAGGGGCTTTTTCAATAACTGTTACTTTCGAACCAAAAAATCGAAATGCTTGGGCAAATTCTAAACCAATATAACTGCCACCAATCACAATCAAATGCTCAGGAAGCGCTTCCAAATCAAGGAGAGATGAATTAGTTAAATAGTTAATTTCATTTATTCCTTTCATTGGAGGAATGAAGGCGCGGGCACCCACATTAATGAAAATTTTTTCCGCCGTTAAATGCTGATTATTTGCAGCAATGGTGTAATTATTTACAAATTTTGCATGATCATGAAAAACCGTGACATTAGGTGTGTTTTTTAACCATTGCTCAACCCCTTGAGACGCTTTATGGACAATGGCATCCTTCCGGGCTTTAACGTTTTTCCAATTTGTTTTAATCGTCCCATTGATATCAATTCCAAATTCATTCGCTCTTTGCACCAGATGTGCAACTTCCGCACTAGCCACCAACGTTTTTGTCGGGATGCAGCCTGTATTTACGCACGTACCACCAAAATTTTTTCGCTCGATAATGGCAACTTTTAACCCAGTAGCTGCAAGACGGACAGCAAGGGATGGCCCTGATTGTCCTGTTCCAATAATTATTGCGTCAAATTTCTGAGCAGTCATAATGTCTTTCCTTGATGAATACTGTGCTTATTTAGTTAGCGGCATTTTTTTTATTAGCTTTAGCGAATTTTATTAAGACAGCTAGGAAATAATCATGCTTTAATTTATATCATTTAAATTTCTTTAAACTCATTTTGATAAAAAATTACCCCACCTATAACAGCTGCAGGAATGGTAATAAGGTTTAAGAAAGGGATAATGCTGACAAGACTAATACAACAGCCAAACCCCAATGAAACCATTCTCTTTTCCCGGATCTTATTTTGCATCTCCTTAAACCCAACTAAGTTGTTATCCATTACAAAATCCAGATATTGAATACTGAGAATCCATGAGTTAAGCAAAAACCATATAAAAGGGAAAGCAGGGTGGATAAATGGTATAAAAAATAAAATCGTCACTCCCAAAAAACGAGGGAAAAAATACCATAAAAATTTTCCCTGGCGCTTCATGCTACGACAAGCTGTTTTAAGGAAAGGCAAAGAGGGAATATCACTGTGATAAAATAAACGTTGAGCTTTTTCTGCTAATAACCCATTGAACGGGGAGGCTACCAGATTGAAAAGGACTGTAAATGTCACGAGAAAAATAAATAAAAAACTGATGCAAAAAAATACAATGAATAACCAATGTAAAAAACTCAACCAGGAGGGAAGGAGATTGATAAAATATTGGGCATAGGATAGGAGATAATTATAGGCAAAGTAAAATAATCCAACAAATAACAAAAAATTAAAAATAATAGGTAGCAAAATAAAACGCCTAAGTCCTTTAGTCTTGAGACGGCTTAAACCCAATAAAAAATAGCGTGTGCCACGAATAAACTCTCCCAACATAACTCCTTGGCTCTAATGTCATAAATTATTTCGAAAATCGTTCTTTTTTATTGAAACCTCTTTATGTTTGACTGAAAATGATAAAATTTCTACAGGTTAATAAAAAAATTTAAAAATGAAATACTATGACTAATATCTTAAAACCCTATAGAAAATTATGGCGCTCGCGTAGAGAGCGGAAAATCGCCGGGATATGCGGTGGTCTGGCAATGTATTTTAATATAGATCCTTTTTGGATTCGGTTTATATTTGTTATTTTTTTTCTTTTAGGAGGCTCAGCTCTTCTTGTGTATATCATAATGTGGATCCTCATCCCCCTTGAGCCGGCTGATTGGCGATAAGGTAATCCAGCATTTCGTACAAAAATTTTTAAATGGAAAACTGAGTAGACTCTAAAGTGGTTAACCCAGAAATCCAGTTTTTAAGCACAAGCTAAGTAATAAAACCGGTACTAGTGTCGTCATAATCCGAGCGATCCGATTTAGTTGTTGTTGGTTACCTCAAATTTACCCGCTTTTCCATTTGCTCTGGTATTCGGATCATACATTGCTTCGGCGAGGATTGCAGGTACAGTAAATGTTCCTGTGTTAATCGCCTTAATACGATAGATGATTTCTTTGGCGCTAGTGTCTACACCTGTAAAGAAAACCACGCGATCTTCACGGACATCTGTGTAATCCACATTTTCATTGTTCACAGAGTCACGCACAACCTCAAAACCGCCTGGTAACAGGTCAACAATGGCTACGTTACTCAAATACGGGTTATCAGTTGAACGTACTTGAATATGTACTTCAATTTCTGTACCGAGGGTTGTATTGGTAATTGAATTACCTCTTTGGTCGCGATATTCCCTATACGCTTCAATCCCGTTTTTGACCTCCTGAGTGGGTAATGTTTTATCAAAGCCAGCTTGCGTCAGTTGATAGAAGTAGGTTTGCTGGGCAGGGTTATTAAAACTAACTTGCTTTACATTCTCATCCACACTCGCTTGCTCATAATTATTATTCAGCACTGTTAGGGTTTTTTCACTTTTATCAGCAAAGATTTCTTGGATGGAAAGCGCAGTATTATTAGGGATAGGATTAGCCTGCGCGTAAGCACTTAGAGCTAGGCTGATATAGCCTGATAGTACTGTATTGATGTCGCTGCTATTGATCGCTTTGACTAATTCCATAACAAGTGGATCACCCATTTTAGTCAAGCGTTCAGGGAAATGACGGGCAATCAAGTAGAGGTATTGGGCATCGGCAGTATTGTTATCGTAAAAATCGCTGGCGGGGGTTTGTGGATGCGGTTTATATTTATTAATCAATTGATTTGCTTCAGGAATACTCTTTAGCAATTGATAAGTTGCTGCAATATAGGCACCAGTGATGTCTTCTTGCCAGTTCGTTTGATTTTGATCTAAATAAAGTTGCAAGTTAGTTAAATAGTTCGTGGTGACGATTTCATTGCGTGTCAGAATATAAATCGCATAAGCCTGTATCCTAGCCTGACTTAAGTCGGTAGGCGTTTGGGTTGCTAAATCCCGTAAAAAACCTAAGCCTGCACTAAATAAATCACCCGGTACATTATAGCCCTGCGCCTTGGCTTCAGTTAAAAATTGCATGGCATAAACTGAGGCAAATGTATTGCTGGTGTTGTCCCCTAGACCAGGCCAATAACTGAATCCGCCATTTGACATTTGCCGCTGTCCTAGCATTTGGATCGTTGCAGTGATTTTATCAGTAATCTTTTGTGAATCATTGGCAAACCAGGTCTGGCCCGCCATTGCTAATAAAGGCAATGCCTCACTGGTCAATTGCTCAGTACAGCCATAAGGGTAACCTTCAAGGTAGCGCTGTAGGCCAGCTACTAAAATAAGTGGGCTTGAAGATATTGCAGCATGGACGTTTCGATACTCTGGATACAGATTGCGATCGACATCAACCAAGGTCTGTGCTTTTTTCGAGCTACCGCTCGTTACTGAAGTGATAAAGGCACTGGCGGGGCGGACGCTTAATGTGGCATCCATTTTGGAGGATTTACCAGAGGTACTTGCTTCCAAATTGATTTGCGCTGAACCCAGTAGAGAATTAGCTCGCAACTTAAAGCGAACGGATTTTTCTTTACCTTCATCGATTGCTAATGTCTCGTGATCAGAGCCGAGAATTTCCAATTCAGGTGTGGTTTTTAAGTGCACTGAGACTGGCGCATTAGCACCGGAGCCTTGGACGTTGTTGGCAATGCTCGCTGTGATAACAAATTCATCTCCTGGGGCCACAAAAGTAGGGGGGTTGGGGTTGATTATAAAATTCCCGCGTATTTGTGATTTCTTCTCAGCCGAACCAACCGCATCGCTAGCAACGGCAACAGCCATCACGCGCAGAGTACCGTTAAAATAATCCGGGATTTGATAGCTCACTTGCCGTGGTGTTGAATCGGTATCTATAATTCCTGACCAGTAGACGACAGGCAAATCGGTCTTACGCTTAAATGGGTTAAGATGGCTATTTAGGAGTTCTTCACCGCCATCACCACCTGCAGCAGAAAGTTCCCGATCTTGGATAAATTTGGGAAGAATTTGATCCACAGTTTGTTGTGTGATCACTTCCAACGCATGTTTTTGAAAAAAGAAGGCAAGCGGATCAGGGGTCGCAAAACGGGTGACCTGTAAAATTCCCTCATCAACGGCAAAAAGAATGATTTTTCCAGGTTTATCACTGCTGTAATTGATTGTAAATGGCTCTCCAGGACGAGCTGAAGCCGGTGTATCCAAATTAATATGAACGGTTTGATTATCATGGTTTAGTGTGAAAGGTACTACACTATAGCTCAGCGGGCTTATAAAGATGTCTGGGGAATCCCAGTTGCGGACAAAGCTCACATTGACATATGCATTGCCTTGGAGATTATCCGTGATATGAATTTTTTGTACTGAACTGGTGGTGTCTGTTTTAAACCACTGGGTAGCGTAAACTTTATCACGCTCGATTGTAATTAAGCCTGCCCCTGTATAAGGTGCAGTAATTTGCAATTCAATGTCTTCACCAGCTTGGTATTCATTCTTATTCAATTTTACGCTGAGTTCAGCATTTCTGGGTAATGGTGCTTGGCTAGTGCCGACAATACTAAATTTGAGTTGACTCAACTCCGTATTGTTTTTGTCCAATACCTTGAGTGCAAAATCGCCAATTTGCTGTGTGGGCAAATTGTAGCTAGTTCCTTGCGCCTCAACAGTGAAAGGTTTGGTATCCAATATTGTGGATTGAATAATCGATTGATATTGGTAGGTTCCATCAGGTTTTTTGATGAGAGTCGTAACCGGATGTAAAGAGATGAGCTGGATTTGAAGATCACTTACGTTTTGTTGATTTAATTGAGGATTCACCGCAATAAAATGAACAGATCGCTGACTGTCCTGCTTTATGTAAGCGAGATCACCATCAGGTTTATAACCGACGAAATAGAGAAGTGGGCTAACTAATGCTGTTGATTGTGTTGCAACACTTCGTCCTCCTTCAGCTTCAAAACCCTCAGCAAAAAAGGTTAACTGATATGTTGCTTTATCAAAGCGCTCCAGGTGTAAATTAAATTCAGCCTGACCATCTTCATTCGTCGTAGCATCAGCCAAAGTATCAGTATACACCTTGGCGGGTTTATTCGGATCAAGCAAGGGATCGGCGAAAACATACTCAGGGTATTTAGCAAACTGAACGCGTTTTGGTGCTAAGAGAATTTTTGCACTTACTTTCCGGTCAGCGGCAGGTGCACCATACAAATTCCATAAGCTTATTTTTGCATTTAGGTTAATTGGTGAAATCCAGCCTTGAGTTTGTTCTTGTGAAAAGGCTGAGGTAATCCGCATGCGATCGGGTTGAAATTCAGCAACGCGGATAGTAGTAGAGCCCAAGAGACTATCAGGACGTGAATCTTTAACAATGTAGAGGTTAATAGCGTATTGGCCTGTCGGGGATGTTTCATTCGTCTCAAAATCAAGGCTTAAATAACCCATTGGATCCAATGTAAATTTTTGATCTCGAATAGTCGTGCCGCGTGGATCCATAACTGTCACTTCTAATGGCAATCCAGCTGGCTGAGATTGTGCGTAGGCTTGTTTTACAATCATACCAAGATGCACTGTATCGCCAGGTCGATAAATGCCTCTGTCAGAAAATAAATAAGCGCTTAAAGTATTTGATTCTGGAGTACTATAGAGTCCGCCTGTATCAAACCGAGAGTAATTGAGTTGGCGACCAGACTTATTATAGGGGATGAACGAAACATCTGAGCCAAAGCTTGCTAAATACACAGTAGGTTCGCGATCATCCACGAAATCACGTAGAGTAGGGAAGTTTGCCCGTCCTTGGCCATCGGTCATGCGTGTTAAAACGGGTAAGCCGTTCTTACCTAAAATGGTTACTGTTGCATTGGTGATTGGTGTCCCTTGAGTAATCGATTGAACAAACACGTCGTGAGAACCATCGCTGTTATCTTTAACAATTAATCCTAAATCGGTAATAAGAACTAAGCGATTTGCTGTCACATCGAGGGCTTGGTTATTCACCATATCCCAGCCTGTGGCTTGCAATAAGAATAAGCCTTGTGGCCCACCCGTGTTTGTAGTGGCAGCAAGATACTTAGAGAAATCCAAAGCAGTGTACTGTTGCTTGGTTAGATCTGAGGCATCGAATTGCTGAATTTCAGAGAAAATTTCGCTGATGTTTTGTTGGTTAAAACTTTGATTGATAAAATAAGGGTTATTAAAATCGCCTTCAGTCTGTGTCACTAATTGATTGACATTCTCAGGTAAGACACGAGCGAAATTAAATTTAACAGCAGGCACCCCGCGTATAAGCACAGAGAGTTTTTTTTCACCACTTAAAGCAAGCAGGGCGCCTTTATGGAGAAAATTTATTTCTCGGGGAAATTCAGGCACCTTTATGACGGCAACAAAATCATTCGATAACGCAAAATTGCCAAAACCACGCATCCCTTTATCAATTTTGAGGTAGAGATATTGAGGTGTTTGCGCTTTAAATTTGTAGCTGTGTAGCGTCGCATAGTGGCGATCAGCAGGAAGCGCTTGGGTAGACAGTGGTTTGGCCAGAGCTAGGATATTTGCAGTCACTTCTCCTGGGTTCTGCCATTCATAATCCACTTTTTCGGGTTCGGATGCGGTTGCTGGATAATTACGCGGTAATAAATAGACATGCAAGGATTTGTTGAGCTCTGTTTCAGCAACCCCAATGCTGGATTCGATAGTGAGTACTTGCTCAGGCCTATCTTGTTCATTACGGATAATCGAAGCTTGTGCTTTATCGATTTTTAGGTAATTACTGATATCTGGAATTAAAAGCGTTTGACTGACAGGACTCCATAATTCCCCTGAACCTGTGCTGGATTTAATTCCTTTGCCGAGGGTGAGCACTAAATAACGTGATACTTCGGGAACAGATAAATTTTCTGAGCGAAGATAAGCTGTCCGCTTATGTTCATCAAAAGTAACGGTGAATTGATATTGCTGAGCACTTAAGTCGCGTTTCTTATCTTTTAATGCTTGTAGCATCAAAGAGGTTTTTGATTCAAAGCTATCGGCATCAACTGGAAAATTGAATGAAATAGTAGCCACAGCTTGTCTGGTTTTAGGGTTAACAGGATCCTGGTAGAACTTAAATTCGTTAATTTTTGCCTGGAAGGGTTCTGTTGAAAAGCGATAATCATAGCTTGCCATTTTTGCATTAGCTGCAAAGACATCTTTAGCGAAGTGAATCGAATAAATCTGTCCAGCCGGCCAATCCTGCTCAGGAGTAAAGACTAAACTACTGTCGCTAGACCAAACCCATTTTCCAGGCATTGCGGGTGATAATTCGATTCCCTTAGTGATTTCTTTACCAATTAGATTAAGCGGAGCCACGGATTTGTTGATAAAATCATCGGCTGGGCCATTACCAAAATTAAGCGTGAGGTTATCAGGAATAAGTTGTTCGGCCACAGGTGTGATTTTAGGCGGAGTAATTAATGCCTCTATTAATTGGGGGTGTGGTAAATTTTTATACCAGTGATAACAGAAGCCAAGGGCGACAAACATGGCAATAATGACACTGGTTAGACCCCAAAATCGCTTTGGGTACGTTGACGCTTGTTGGCGTAGATGATTTAACCAGGGTGGACTGTTCCAGTTAAACTGGCCAAATATGAGTGATAGGAGGTTACGGATTTTAATTGCTGTTCTATAAAAGAATGAATTGTTCATATTTGTGCCGATTTAACGGGGGGGTTGCACCTAGCTGTTAGAATTCTACATGATTTTGAGTAAGTTTTAATCTTTTTTAATTAATTTTGTTTTAATATATATCATCTGTTGAGTTGATCATGTGGCTGAACATAAATTTGAGTCAAACTTAAATTCCGGGACAACCGATCCTCTAACAGGATTCTTTTGCTTGATTGGCTCAGTAGAACATCCCATAAGGGAGGTAAAAAAAGACGTTGAGTATGATCCGCTTCCTAAAATTTTTTGGCTTTACCTTTATTTTACTGGGTATCATTACTTGGGGGATATTATTTTTTGCTCCGAAGCCTTCTTTATTCGATGATTATAGGTTTTCAACAGCAGTATATGACGAGCAGCAACACTTATTGCGCTTAACCCTTAGCCAAGATGAAAAATACCGTCTTTTTACACCATTATTTCAAATTTCTCCTGAACTCAAAGAAGCAACTCTATTGCAAGAAGATCAATATTTTTATTGGCATTATGGAGTAAATCCATTCGCGATGCTCAAAGCATGCTGGCAGACTTATGTGGTTAAATCCCGGCGGATTGGGGCATCAACAATTACCATGCAATTGGCCCGTATCCGGTTTGGAATTAATTCCAAACAATTATCAGGTAAATTGTTGCAAGTTTTCCGTGCATTACAGCTCGAAATGCATTACAGCAAAGATAAAATTTTGGAAGCTTATTTAAATCTTGCTCCTTATGGAAACAATATAGAAGGGGTGGGGGCAGCTAGTTTAATTTATTTTGGTAAACCGGTGAATAAAATAAGCTTACCCGAAGCCCTTACTTTAAGTATTATCCCTCAAAATCCTGCACAGCGAATCCCTTCTAATACAAAGCTAAAAGAAATTCGTAATAAGCTTTTTACTCGATGGTTAGTCCAGCATCCTGAAGACAAGAACAAAGCGTCCGTTATTAACTTGCCTTTAGAAATGCTGACCCTTCGTTCACTTCCTTTCATTGCTCCACATTTTGTGAATGCAGTATTACGAGACACCACGAAACAACAGCAAATTACAACTACTTTGGATTCCCGTTTGCAAGCTATTCTAAAGCGTGTGACCACTCATTATTTAGCGCGTAAAAAATCAATCGGCGTTTACAATGCTGCTGTGTTATTAGTCGATACACGTGATATGTCGGTTAAAGGGGCAGTGGGATCCGCCGATTTCTTTAATCAACAAATCGGTGGGCAAATCAATGGGACAGATATAAAAAGGTCGCCAGGCTCCACCTTAAAGCCGTTTATTTATGGCTTGGCGATTGATCAGGGACTGATACATCCCAATACGGTCTTAAAAGATGTGCCTCATAGTTTTGGTAGTTATAATCCTGAAAATTTTGATTATGATTTTATGGGACCTATTAAAGCAAAAGATGCTTTAGTTCTAAGCCGAAACATCCCTGCGATTTATTTAGAGAGCCAACTTACTAAACCCAATCTTTATCAATTACTCGAAGAAGCTCAAGTAAGCCAACTGAAGTCTGAATCTTTTTATGGTTTGGCACTGAGTTTAGGCGGTGTTGAATTAACCATGAAAGAGCTCGCCAGTTTATATGCCATCCTAGTTAATGATGGCGTCTGGCATCCTTTACGCACACGCAAAGATGAACCAATGAATCCAGGTAAACGGCTTCTTAGCCCCGAAGCCAGCTTTTTGGTTTTAGATATGCTAAAACACACCCCTCGGCCTGAGGCACATGGTTCAACAATTAACTCATCCGTTTCATGGAAAACAGGCACCTCATCCGGTTATCGGGATGCATGGTCAGTAGGGGTGTTTGGACCTTATGTGTTAACTGTTTGGCTTGGTAATTTCGATAACAAAGCCAATCCTGCTTTCGTTGGAAAGAACCTTGCTGCCCCTTTATTTTTTGAGTTAGTCGATGCAGTCCGGCATGAACGTGGACCTTTGCCGAGTATTGAAAAACGCCCTGAAACCATGCATTTAACACATGTTGAGGTCTGTAAAGCATCGGGGATGCTTCCAACACGTTATTGTCAGGATAGGGAAATGACTTGGTTTATTCCTGGTAAATCGCCTATTAAGACCGATACTATCTTTCGTGAGGTTGCCATTAACAAAAACACAGGATTGCGGACTTGTCATTTTAACGAGACCACTCATTTTGTGGTTTATGAGTTTTGGCCATCGGATTTGCTCAAAATTTTCAAACAAGCAGGCATTCAACGTCGTGTTCCTCCGCTTTTTGAGCCCAATTGTAGCTTAACCCAGAATACAGTTGGGTTAAGCCCGCAAATTACTTCCCCTCAAACCGATCTGAGCTATATCATGCGGGCAAATGCACCGCAAAAAATGGAAATACCATTAACCGCTGTCACTGATGCAGATGTGGCTGAAATTTATTGGTTTATCAATGAGGGTTATTTAGCAAAAACGCGTCCTGATGAGCCGTTCCTATGGAAAGCAAAGCCGGGAAAATTTATACTGCGGGTGGTGGATGACCGTGGACGGTCTGATGCGCGGGATATTAATATACAAGTGGATCGTTAACAGGAGACAACAATGAAATTAGAAGGATCTTGCCACTGCCAGTCGGTGCATTTCACAGTAGAATCGCATACTCCTTACCCTTATGTGCATTGCTACTGTTCGATCTGTCGAAAAACAGCTGGGGGAGGGGGGTATGCCATCAATATTATGGGACAAGCCAGGACCTTACAGGTCACAGGCAAGGAATTTTTAACTGTCTATCGGGCAATCATGGCGCGGGACGCACAAGGCCATCCCACAGAAATAAGTGATGGACAGCGTCATTTTTGTAAACAATGCGGCAGCTGTTTGTGGATTTTTGACCCGCACTGGTCTGAATGGGTTTATCCTTTTGCTTCAGCGATTGATACTCCACTACCAAAGCCGCCTGAGAAAATGCATATTTTATTAGACTACGCAGTTAAGTGGTGTGAAATTCCTAAATCACAGCATGATCATTGGTTTTCTCAATTTCCGGAAGAGTCAATCGAAGAATGGCATAGGCGCCATCATTTATACGATAACCCAAATCTTAATACATAAGCCGTTACGGTGATGCCTTTTGTTTATATGCATCAAAATATGATTATCCCCTAATAAGCGTCAATTACTACTTCTATTTTTTTGTTTATAGTGTTAGCATTCTGCCTATTTTTTAATTTTGGTAAATACGATTTATCCGAAGGTGGAACTATGTTAAGAGCATTAAACAAAGCCAGTGGCGCATTAGCAGGGGGCATTTTGTACCCGATTAAGTCCCTATTTGTTAACGCATTATTTATAACAGGAACCGCTCTACTGGCATTGGTGCTTCTCATTGGTTTACCGATTCTCTTTGCTGTCGCAACTTATCAGGCAGTTGAGGAAAACAAGTTCCGAGAGGCTTTTTTTTCTTGGTTAGCAATTGGTTTTTTAGCTGTTGTTGTAG
The genomic region above belongs to Legionella micdadei and contains:
- a CDS encoding GFA family protein gives rise to the protein MKLEGSCHCQSVHFTVESHTPYPYVHCYCSICRKTAGGGGYAINIMGQARTLQVTGKEFLTVYRAIMARDAQGHPTEISDGQRHFCKQCGSCLWIFDPHWSEWVYPFASAIDTPLPKPPEKMHILLDYAVKWCEIPKSQHDHWFSQFPEESIEEWHRRHHLYDNPNLNT
- the pbpC gene encoding penicillin-binding protein 1C yields the protein MIRFLKFFGFTFILLGIITWGILFFAPKPSLFDDYRFSTAVYDEQQHLLRLTLSQDEKYRLFTPLFQISPELKEATLLQEDQYFYWHYGVNPFAMLKACWQTYVVKSRRIGASTITMQLARIRFGINSKQLSGKLLQVFRALQLEMHYSKDKILEAYLNLAPYGNNIEGVGAASLIYFGKPVNKISLPEALTLSIIPQNPAQRIPSNTKLKEIRNKLFTRWLVQHPEDKNKASVINLPLEMLTLRSLPFIAPHFVNAVLRDTTKQQQITTTLDSRLQAILKRVTTHYLARKKSIGVYNAAVLLVDTRDMSVKGAVGSADFFNQQIGGQINGTDIKRSPGSTLKPFIYGLAIDQGLIHPNTVLKDVPHSFGSYNPENFDYDFMGPIKAKDALVLSRNIPAIYLESQLTKPNLYQLLEEAQVSQLKSESFYGLALSLGGVELTMKELASLYAILVNDGVWHPLRTRKDEPMNPGKRLLSPEASFLVLDMLKHTPRPEAHGSTINSSVSWKTGTSSGYRDAWSVGVFGPYVLTVWLGNFDNKANPAFVGKNLAAPLFFELVDAVRHERGPLPSIEKRPETMHLTHVEVCKASGMLPTRYCQDREMTWFIPGKSPIKTDTIFREVAINKNTGLRTCHFNETTHFVVYEFWPSDLLKIFKQAGIQRRVPPLFEPNCSLTQNTVGLSPQITSPQTDLSYIMRANAPQKMEIPLTAVTDADVAEIYWFINEGYLAKTRPDEPFLWKAKPGKFILRVVDDRGRSDARDINIQVDR